The proteins below come from a single Dermacentor albipictus isolate Rhodes 1998 colony chromosome 7, USDA_Dalb.pri_finalv2, whole genome shotgun sequence genomic window:
- the LOC139047347 gene encoding uncharacterized protein yields MGCGAAKAAPKAEVPAPPAPPAPPPQPPQPALPEKPRAVAFDVPLGDSPPAAPPERFQRRPADCPTVTAEALRQKQAKAEQRRQEVLEERVRNSKMFSDKALPVAVTSNDA; encoded by the exons ATGGGCTGCGGTGCGGCCAAGGCGGCGCCGAAAGCCGAGGTGCCCGCACCCCCCGCACCCCCCGCACCGCCCCCACAGCCCCCACAGCCCGCACTCCCAGAGAAGCCCCGTGCGGTAGCCTTCGACGTCCCCCTGGGCGACTCGCCGCCGGCAGCTCCTCCCGAACGCTTTCAG AGGCGACCTGCCGACTGTCCCACGGTGACCGCCGAGGCGCTGCGTCAGAAGCAGGCCAAGGCCGAGCAGAGGCGCCAGGAG GTGTTAGAAGAGCGGGTCCGAAACTCAAAGATGTTCTCCGACAAGGCGCTGCCTGTGGCGGTGACGTCAAACGACGCCTAG